One region of Coregonus clupeaformis isolate EN_2021a chromosome 31, ASM2061545v1, whole genome shotgun sequence genomic DNA includes:
- the hs3st3b1b gene encoding heparan sulfate glucosamine 3-O-sulfotransferase 3B1b — translation MEYSLVCHNLYAISFSPVKNKLFLLGIMFLLWVYMLYSCVGYCATMPSLVVDNYRGKETGSVVGKRIENNGRVDLMSRLLPRPQPWVDIESDYDEPSVRTSSRDLLNNDIDAYRGAEDWDEMRGEGQRAPEPGAMSSFSNGSGSKKLPQAIIIGVKKGGTRALLEFLRVHPDIRAVGAEPHFFDRNYENGLEWYRELMPKTLEGQITMEKTPSYFVTREAPARISTMSRDTKLIVVVRDPVTRAISDYTQTLSKNPDIPTFESLTFKNRTTGLIDTSWSAIQIGIYAKHLDNWLQYFPMGQILFVSGERLISDPAGELGRVQDFLGLKRIITDKHFYFNQTKGFPCLKKAEGSSKPHCLGKTKGRTHPNIHPEVVQRLRDFYRPFNMKFYQMTGHNFGWD, via the exons ATGGAATATAGCCTGGTTTGTCACAATCTGTATGCGATCTCATTCAGCCCGGTGAAAAATAAACTCTTTCTGCTCGGCATCATGTTTTTACTCTGGGTATATATGCTCTACTCCTGCGTGGGCTACTGTGCCACCATGCCAAGTTTGGTCGTGGACAATTACCGGGGAAAGGAGACAGGGTCCGTGGTCGGTAAAAGGATAGAGAATAACGGCAGAGTGGACCTCATGTCCCGACTGCTCCCTAGACCCCAACCCTGGGTGGATATAGAATCCGATTATGACGAACCCTCTGTCCGGACCTCCTCCAGAGACTTGCTCAATAACGATATAGACGCGTACAGAGGAGCAGAGGACTGGGACGAGATGAGGGGCGAGGGGCAGAGAGCTCCTGAGCCGGGTGCGATGTCAAGTTTCTCCAACGGCTCAGGGAGCAAGAAGCTGCCGCAGGCGATCATCATCGGGGTAAAGAAAGGAGGGACGCGCGCGCTGCTCGAGTTCCTCCGCGTGCATCCAGACATCAGAGCTGTGGGAGCGGAGCCGCACTTCTTCGACCGTAACTACGAGAATGGACTGGAGTGGTACAG GGAGCTGATGCCCAAGACCCTGGAGGGCCAGATCACCATGGAGAAGACCCCCAGCTACTTTGTGACCAGAGAGGCCCCGGCCCGGATCTCCACCATGTCCCGGGACACCAAGCTGATTGTGGTGGTGAGGGACCCCGTCACCAGGGCCATCTCTGACTACACGCAGACGCTGTCTAAGAACCCCGATATTCCCACCTTCGAGAGCCTGACCTTCAAAAACAGGACTACGGGGCTCATCGACACGTCCTGGAGCGCCATCCAGATAGGCATCTATGCCAAGCACCTGGACAACTGGCTGCAGTACTTCCCCATGGGTCAGATCCTGTTTGTGAGTGGGGAGCGTCTGATCAGCGACCCGGCCGGAGAGCTAGGCCGGGTGCAGGACTTCCTGGGGCTCAAGAGGATCATCACAGACAAACACTTCTACTTCAACCAGACCAAGGGCTTTCCCTGCCTCAAGAAGGCTGAGGGCAGCAGCAAGCCCCACTGCCTGGGCAAAACCAAAGGGCGGACCCACCCCAACATTCACCCAGAAGTGGTGCAGAGGCTACGGGACTTCTACAGGCCTTTCAACATGAAGTTCTACCAGATGACAGGACATAACTTTGGTTGGGATTGA